One genomic window of Corynebacterium sp. sy039 includes the following:
- a CDS encoding siderophore ABC transporter substrate-binding protein: protein MFTKFSKLAVVVATASIALTACSQGASDSAQEKSSEKTSNATSVAAENATLSITDNHGIVEIKTPVSRPVSTDNRTFEVLDQWGVKLVAAPKMLVPSTIPDYKNDDEILDIGSHKEPNLEVIVAAEPDLIINGQRFGRSYEQIKEMNPDTPIVELEPREGEPFADELKRQVTELGKIFDKEDEAQKLIEDFDKAVERAKKAYNGNDTVMAVNVSGGQIGYVAPSTGRVWGPVFDLLGLKPALEVPNASDNHKGDDISPETIAESNPDWIFVLDRDGAISKGKDGYTPALDVIKNNPALGNVAAIKDEKTVLAPEDTYTNESIITYTEILNSIADSFEAKK from the coding sequence ATGTTTACTAAGTTTTCTAAACTCGCCGTCGTCGTTGCTACCGCAAGTATTGCGCTAACTGCTTGTTCCCAAGGCGCTTCGGATTCTGCTCAAGAAAAATCCAGCGAGAAAACCTCGAACGCCACATCGGTTGCGGCGGAGAATGCAACCCTGAGTATCACCGATAACCACGGCATTGTGGAAATCAAAACTCCAGTTTCACGCCCTGTGTCCACTGATAACCGCACTTTTGAGGTTCTCGACCAGTGGGGTGTGAAACTGGTAGCTGCCCCCAAAATGCTTGTTCCGTCCACCATTCCTGACTACAAAAATGATGATGAGATTCTCGATATTGGTTCTCATAAGGAACCAAATCTTGAGGTGATCGTCGCAGCGGAACCTGACCTCATTATCAATGGTCAGCGTTTTGGGCGCTCCTACGAGCAAATCAAAGAAATGAATCCAGATACCCCTATTGTTGAGCTGGAGCCTCGCGAAGGGGAGCCATTTGCCGATGAGCTTAAGCGCCAAGTCACCGAGCTAGGAAAAATCTTCGACAAAGAAGATGAAGCCCAGAAGTTGATCGAAGACTTTGATAAGGCTGTAGAGCGCGCTAAGAAAGCATATAACGGCAACGATACCGTCATGGCTGTGAATGTTTCCGGTGGTCAGATTGGGTATGTAGCGCCTAGCACTGGCCGTGTATGGGGTCCGGTATTTGACCTGCTAGGTCTTAAGCCTGCACTAGAGGTTCCTAATGCCTCTGATAACCACAAGGGTGATGACATTTCCCCAGAAACAATCGCTGAATCTAACCCTGACTGGATTTTTGTTCTTGACCGCGACGGCGCCATCAGCAAAGGCAAGGACGGCTACACCCCGGCCTTGGATGTCATCAAGAACAACCCAGCACTGGGTAATGTGGCGGCAATTAAAGATGAGAAAACTGTGTTGGCTCCTGAGGATACCTACACCAATGAGTCCATCATCACCTACACCGAGATCTTGAACTCTATTGCTGATTCTTTCGAGGCGAAGAAATAA
- a CDS encoding iron chelate uptake ABC transporter family permease subunit: MAKAVSVARTASSGPFHSAQARWRYWLILCAVFVVGVGCAAGLLAYKNPVEFGTRAFWLIAKHRLDGVIAMAIVAFCQGIATVAFQTVTNNRIVTPSIMGFESLYRAIHTTTIFLFGAVGFIQASTTGMFVLQIVLMVALSLLLYSWLLTSKHANIHAMLLIGVVIGGGLGSLSAFMQRLLTPSEFDLLTTRLFGSVTNADSEYYPIAIPLCLCAGVAIVLCSRKMNVLLLGREAATNLGVNHKRLSIFILVMVSILMAVSTALVGPMTFLGFLVATLTYQLAGSFDHRYIFPLAVALGFVILTGAYFVMNHIFYAQGTVSIIIEFVGGSVFLFVLLRRGRL; the protein is encoded by the coding sequence GTGGCTAAAGCAGTTTCAGTGGCTAGAACCGCCAGCTCAGGGCCTTTTCATTCCGCACAAGCCAGGTGGCGTTATTGGTTGATTTTGTGTGCGGTGTTCGTCGTGGGCGTGGGGTGTGCGGCTGGACTGTTGGCGTACAAGAACCCTGTGGAGTTTGGAACCAGGGCGTTTTGGCTTATCGCTAAGCATCGTCTCGACGGTGTGATCGCTATGGCGATTGTGGCTTTCTGTCAAGGAATAGCCACAGTTGCTTTCCAAACAGTGACCAATAACCGCATTGTCACCCCCTCCATCATGGGCTTTGAGTCCCTCTACCGGGCTATCCACACCACCACGATTTTTCTCTTCGGCGCCGTTGGCTTCATTCAAGCCAGCACCACAGGAATGTTTGTGCTGCAAATAGTGCTCATGGTGGCGTTGTCTCTGCTGCTGTATTCCTGGCTGCTGACAAGCAAGCACGCCAATATCCATGCCATGCTCTTAATCGGTGTGGTCATCGGCGGGGGATTAGGTTCCCTATCTGCATTTATGCAAAGACTGCTCACCCCCAGTGAGTTTGATTTGCTCACGACGCGCCTCTTCGGCTCAGTCACCAATGCAGACTCTGAGTATTATCCCATTGCCATTCCGCTGTGCCTCTGCGCCGGGGTTGCTATTGTGTTGTGTTCTCGGAAAATGAATGTGCTCTTGCTAGGGCGTGAGGCAGCAACAAATCTAGGAGTCAACCATAAAAGACTATCCATTTTTATTCTTGTGATGGTGTCTATCCTCATGGCGGTGTCCACAGCCCTTGTGGGGCCCATGACTTTCCTAGGTTTCCTCGTTGCTACCTTGACTTACCAGTTAGCTGGGTCTTTTGACCATCGCTATATTTTTCCTCTTGCTGTGGCATTAGGGTTTGTTATTTTGACTGGCGCATATTTTGTGATGAATCACATTTTCTATGCTCAAGGCACAGTATCCATCATTATTGAATTCGTCGGAGGCTCTGTGTTTTTGTTTGTACTGCTGAGAAGGGGACGTTTGTGA
- a CDS encoding class F sortase: MNAQFVPEKSQKSKGILIALAAAVVVIIAVVSFIFLGKNTDSTSTQTSAASVSETTENFERPSAGYVDDSGAQQSLEAPAVGEAENVTTMSMMIAGAQAPIDFVQLTDTGTLLPPEDVSRLGWYSASAVPGSNANDGTTVITGHVNDASQGAGYAFQFTKLQLGDEISINVDGQERKFRVSIAPQHYLKGSEMPEVVNRDQGANQLVLITCGGRFVGGTLGYEDNIITVADPV, from the coding sequence ATGAATGCACAGTTTGTGCCAGAAAAAAGCCAAAAATCAAAAGGAATACTCATCGCGTTAGCTGCGGCAGTTGTGGTGATTATTGCGGTTGTGAGCTTTATTTTCTTAGGGAAGAATACTGATTCCACTTCCACTCAAACAAGCGCTGCGAGTGTTTCTGAAACTACAGAGAATTTCGAGCGTCCCAGCGCCGGCTATGTGGATGACTCAGGTGCACAGCAGTCATTAGAAGCTCCGGCAGTAGGTGAAGCTGAAAACGTAACCACAATGTCCATGATGATTGCTGGCGCGCAGGCTCCTATTGATTTTGTGCAGCTTACCGACACAGGCACTCTCTTGCCTCCTGAGGACGTTAGTCGGCTGGGCTGGTATTCTGCCTCTGCTGTTCCAGGCAGTAACGCCAATGACGGCACCACTGTGATCACTGGACACGTTAATGACGCCTCCCAAGGTGCTGGATATGCTTTCCAATTCACAAAACTACAGCTTGGCGACGAAATCTCAATCAACGTCGATGGCCAAGAACGGAAATTCCGAGTATCCATCGCACCACAGCACTATCTCAAAGGCTCAGAAATGCCTGAGGTTGTAAACCGGGATCAAGGCGCAAACCAGTTGGTGCTCATTACCTGTGGCGGTCGCTTTGTGGGTGGAACTTTAGGTTATGAGGACAATATCATCACTGTTGCTGATCCGGTGTAG
- a CDS encoding ABC transporter permease — translation MSTQPQLSPVSRASATPRGSGTFRTGGALFNWTLLLGIVAVAFLLLLSLLTGEYDIFSKGDGREIFLSIRIPRTVALVLSGAAMAMSGLVMQLITQNRFVEPTTTGTTEWAGLGLLFAMVFVPGSSILGKMVCAVIFSFIGTMVFFLFLRRISLRSSLVVPIIGIMLGAVVSSVSMFFALKTDTLQSLGVWFQGSFTSVYKGQYEVLWLVLAIVIAVFILADRLTIAGLGEDVATNVGLNYNRIVIIATGLIAIATGVVTVVVGSLPFLGLIVPNIVSMWRGDDVRSNLPWVCLAGIALITTCDLLARTIISPFEIPVSVILGVIGAVVFVVLIVRGARRG, via the coding sequence ATGAGCACCCAACCCCAACTCAGCCCTGTTTCTCGTGCTTCCGCTACGCCTCGTGGTTCTGGTACTTTTCGTACGGGCGGCGCACTTTTTAACTGGACACTCCTGCTAGGCATAGTGGCAGTAGCGTTTTTGCTCCTACTGTCCCTGCTGACAGGCGAGTACGATATTTTCAGCAAAGGCGATGGGCGCGAGATTTTCCTCAGTATCCGCATCCCACGCACTGTGGCTCTTGTCCTCTCCGGTGCGGCTATGGCAATGAGCGGTCTGGTTATGCAGCTCATCACCCAGAACCGCTTTGTGGAACCCACAACCACAGGCACGACCGAGTGGGCTGGGTTGGGTTTGCTCTTCGCTATGGTCTTTGTACCAGGTTCTTCCATCCTCGGGAAGATGGTGTGCGCAGTGATTTTTTCTTTCATTGGCACCATGGTTTTCTTTTTATTCTTACGACGCATCTCTTTGCGTTCTTCCCTCGTCGTTCCCATTATCGGAATCATGCTGGGGGCGGTGGTGAGCTCCGTGTCTATGTTCTTTGCTCTCAAAACGGACACTTTGCAATCCCTCGGAGTGTGGTTTCAGGGGAGTTTCACCTCCGTCTATAAAGGACAATATGAGGTGTTATGGCTGGTCTTAGCTATTGTGATCGCTGTTTTTATTCTTGCTGACCGTTTGACCATTGCTGGTCTTGGCGAGGACGTAGCCACTAATGTGGGCTTGAATTATAACCGCATTGTGATTATTGCTACTGGGCTTATTGCTATTGCTACTGGCGTGGTCACTGTTGTTGTCGGAAGTTTGCCCTTTCTGGGATTGATTGTGCCTAATATCGTCAGCATGTGGCGCGGCGACGATGTTCGCAGCAATCTACCTTGGGTGTGCCTTGCTGGAATTGCTCTGATTACCACCTGTGACCTGCTGGCTCGCACCATTATTTCTCCTTTTGAGATTCCTGTATCTGTCATTCTTGGTGTCATTGGTGCTGTTGTGTTTGTGGTGCTGATTGTGAGGGGAGCTCGTCGTGGCTAA